The Juglans regia cultivar Chandler chromosome 11, Walnut 2.0, whole genome shotgun sequence genome contains the following window.
tttctgttttggactaagtttaaaaaccaaGAACtacaagtgttgttttgtgacaTTTGGTGACTTTggttgatgatttaaagcatggttgatcttaggatgatgttatgaatatgttagaagtaagatttgattttttttgaaattctgggtgatgtttttattaaggtcaaaacttgtgatttaagagTTTActatttgttaaaaagtttggatctttttacaaaaagtttggtattgatgattagcttttcttaatggatattttaagtgtagttttgaacttaggataggaagatccttgttacaaaatattggtttaatcatgagttttgaagatggaagaaattacaactaaaatcaagagaaatggtctatgaatgtttcggccattgtgagtttccatagttgtgattggttttaaatttttttgagttgttatttgagtctaggacaaaatttacatgaggaatgtaaattttgataatatttggagttaggatgtgaaatctttaagttaggggtaaaatggtcatttttccacatatagagggtaaaatggtaattttactctaagttatctcttttcacatttctaattgttagtaattaatttttaacttttagaataccctcttaaaGTTCATCGTGTTTCACGCTTTACACTCATAGGAGGCGACGATCgaagtaagttagcttttaacttactatcaatttaatgtgtatgagtgataagtaagggaactaaagtgtatgtatgcatgttatcatatgtgtcatgccaagtcattacatatttatctgttgcattgaatttattttgtcacgaattattcatctattacacaagatattctgtcacgtattactACACATTGCTATACAGTGCAAGTATgttatgttaagttaagtatgtcatctgttatatgaatttcatgtcatgtaatattcactgtcacatgttatgccatgttacgaaatgttgattgttacatgttatgccaagtTACAggatattgtctgttacatgtacgccatgttatgaaatgttttctgttatatttatgtcttaaagtatgtcatgtctgtcattttacgttcatgtcacattatgctacgtctggacttctgtcttttatgtcacgttcatgttacgaaatgtcatgtatgccagttaagtcattcatgtcaatcacgaccctaagcgttaggatagggtaatatcctagtggaactcttttgttcacgctggagtgtctaaataggtgtaaaatttcctgggttgacgaagtacagtcaacaggttgcaaatggggcctaattagttGGTCATCGGAGCGCGCCAgccactaacgccgatggagccaaactttattttacgtgtgtctacagcaagtgtggcacaaacaaataagtcatggggccacaacaactgtggggcatgaagtatggggccacaataactgtggagcatacactacatgagacacaacaattgtgacatgcagaatacgtggggccacaacaactgtggagtacgtattaacgcactcacagctggtatagaaacctgtgatgtgatgcagtaatcggcagggacacgcggctcaaggggacctgtgtagcacctatatggtcactttaatgattaagtgtattgaataagattttaagttcatgcatttcacgttcaagtcatgtttcatgttatgttatgttcacgtttacgttatgttccaagttcacgttcatgctatgtttcaagtccatattatgtttcaagtttacgctcatgctatgtttcaagtccatgttatgttccaagttcacattcatgctatgtttcaaatctattttatgtttcaagttcacgttcatgctatgttttaagtccatgttatgtttcaagttacgTTCATgttaagcttcagtttcagtttaagttatgccagttatgttatgttatatgtcaagatatgctatgattacttatgatttgattatgcattcatgcttttattggcatgcatgcatcattaacctgtgtggaagtttcctgttaacttgctgaaatttgtaatcaaatctcaccgtggtagtcccaactaccattcctcccgaatggtagattttgttataggatctgaaggagaaccggaaATCGACTAattggaaacggtcgactaagcgacggtgcgacttagatgtagttgccttaggttactacttgtattttgtggagttcaatctccagcactcttttattcacaactattttggactagtgttgtgatttcagttgtttagtatgtctttatgtatgaaatatgttgtaagtattttggatattataagtttggtgcatagtattgctaaaagaaataaattatccgctgtgaatattgcataatgctagatgcatgttaggaacattgcatcttatatgtcatgaacgggagcaggtaaccttgtgttgcatgtcctaacgcttcagatgtctgtctgatcccaagcggaatctgggggcgtcacaagcTTGGCACTAAGTCAAACATTAATATCCTCATTCTAACAtttaaagaaactcatgaaagtaCATAACTTGCTTGCTATCCCTTTTTAAAGGCcatcattttttatatgaagGATAGGTAGAAATCATaggttagaaatatataaatggtAAGGATTTATTTAAGAATGGAAGGGAACAAAGAAGTGCTACAAATCTGAAACTTTCATCAAAGAGGGCATTTGATAGCTTTGTAACATCATATGGAAGGTAAATCCAACAAAATGGTCAATGCTCACAAGAGGGTTGATTTTTGTGACTTGTTCTTCAATGGTTTTTCATActaaaatttatctttggttGAACAAAAGGGTGAAACTGAACAAGGGATGAAATGGGCTAGTTTAAGCCCCAAAACAGAAATTCTACAGTGCATGGGCAGCTAGCAAGTCTTAGTACTTTCATGGTCTTAACATCCCTCACTTAACCAAAATCTCAACTACATAATTAAACACTACTAGGGTTGTAAAAGACTTAAAAACCATAACATGTCTGcaaaaaacataacataaataaaggGGTACAACACTTGGCAACTTAGAATTCCTAAAACAAGCTTACTAGTTTAATTAAAAATTCTTAGTGGCTTACTTATGCCATAAACTTGAGGAAAGtatgtctaaaattaaaaacctcaactccattaatttaacacataaaggCAAGGCTTGACATAATTAAAACATGGTTTAGACTCAAGAAAATACAAGGAAGGACTACAAATTTGCCTTGCAAAAATACATGGCTGGAACACAAAACAGAGCATAACACACACGGCatcatcatacatatatatatatatatatataaagatcaaCTAACATCACTTGTAACTAACCAagttaaatagaaaaataccaTTTTCGAATGATAGGAAAATACATGGCAAAAACAGCTTCAACATTCGCGGTTTTGCCAAAAACAAAGCATTTATGTTATTAATGCATGGACCACAACCAAAAGTTTAAGATCCAAGCTAAAACAACTCATTGGTTCTCCAAAATCAACTAAAACAGAATGGGTCAAGTTAGGGTTTTTACCTTTGGGAAATCCTTCCCAAAACACgaaaatgaggaagaggaaggtaGGTTCGGCTTAGGGAAACAGAGGGCACACGAATCCCTTGGCTGGAAGTCCAAAACCGAAGCATCAACagtcaacaaaagaaaaacccacTTGATTAAACCATGGCTAAGTTTTGAAATTCACAACGGAGAAGGTTGAGGGTATTCTTACCTTGCTATTTTCCtcttgagaagaaggaaaaatggatGTTTGGCTTGAGATTGGAAGAGAAATGGAATGGGAGAGAAGTGGGTTGTAGTTGCATGGGTGAGGGCTGGAagagttttcttcttttccttgctCTAGAAGCCAATGAGTGCTAAAGAGAGAAAGAATTTGTTCTTTCTCTTGGAAGCCAACGTAAGGGAAGGAGAAGGGAATTTCAATAGCTTACTTAGGAAGCTACAGGTTCAAGGGGGAAACAGGTCAATAGGTTTAGTCAAAAGTTAGCCCATAAGCTGGGGAGATGAATGGTGGAGATTAAATGTGGGGAGATATTTTCTTTACCTACCCATGCAATGGTAGAGAGAGCTTGgaacatttattaaatgaataaaattaaagggcttaatggaaaatatttcaaaatcttaaaaatcatacccttgatttattttaataaatcatattttaaaataaagcatactcatcttaaaataaaagaattaaaaataataaaaatctttatttcaaaacatttgacttaaagaattaataaaattaggtaAGGACCTATGTAGTAAGACTCGGGTATTACACCTTCCAGAATGACTTCATTCTTTCCGATGTCCAAGGCATCATGTTGGGCAATAGGAACAGATTCCTTGGATACCCCTCAGAAAGGGTTGTGGCAGCCGAAATCACGTCTCTTGTGAGGGTTGCTTTTCCTTTAACAAAAGCACTTGCACTCAACAAAACATCCCAAGTTGGGATCACAAGTTGCTCTTCTTGAGTAGTAGGGCTGGTGTGAGCTCCAACTTGCTTTATCGTACTATTGATAGTGTTCTAGACACATTCTACCTCTCTTGTCTCTATCACCTTCACAAAGTTACTAGAAGTCGATGTTGTAGGGGACACTGATGGGAGTCTCTTGAGAGGAGGATTTGGATAAAGTGTTGACAGCCATGTCAAAAAAGTTACAGTCCCAGTGAAAATCCAATTCTTGGGCCCTCGGCAAACCACATCTGCTAGGTGGTCAACATGTAATCGAGTGGGGTTGCCTGGTCTACCGACCACCTTCAAAGGTGGGGGTGGCATGTGAGGAAAGGAAGACATGCCTCTCTCAGGACGAGTGAGGTCGACATGCATGAGGGGCCATCGTTTGGTCTTCTCGGTTCAAGGCCTCTTCCCCTTTAAGACTAAAGATGAAAGGGCTGGGCCCTTATGGTCACGGGCTAGCCCTGGGCTAATAGGGCATGAGGTCAAGCGATCTATGACATGTGATTGGTCTAACAAGACAAGAAACCATTGACATTTTCTAAAGTAAGGACGACCTTGGAGCTGACGGAATTGGGATTCTATTTAACCCATGCAAAAACAAGGCCAAGGCATGGTATATCATCGCAAGTGGGGGTTACATCAACACATCAGCTATAACACCTAGACCCAAAAATTGTATGGTTGGactatgtataatttttttattcacttatttgagcttgatatttaggttatatttgtttttggtttttatggATCAgcagtgatttttattttgagctttTCGCCGTTTTGTTTAAACCTTGGATAAAACCAATCCGTTTATGAGCAGTTCTTCACACGCACGACTCTAGGACTCCCATGCACGTACGCTTCTCATCTCCTTAGCTTTAGggttctgtatttatttatttttttttttggttttgtgttGCCAATCACCCACGTATTCACCCGTTAACTTCAGTTCACGCacgtttcctttcttttttcactGCAATCGTCCccatatatagatagaactcgTACGTGGAAGATGGAAGTGATCTCTAACCTAGACTAAAGTGTCGCTACACCATCCAGAACTCAAGCCGCCTCCCCATACAGAATTGACACAACCCGTACATGCACTACATCTCCACGGATCACAGCTCCACCTCACTGTGCGCCACCTCCACTTGACCCTCACTGGAGCTCTAGCTCCTCCGCCATACACCACagtcatcatcatcaacctgTTTTTCCCTCAGCCTCCATGCATGAAGACCACCTCAACAGCCGTAGCCACAGCCCCTGTTTTGCATGCTTAAAAGCATAGCACTATTGTGTGCTCTCAGCCCGCTGCACAATGGACATCTAACGGCGTTGCCAGCCATGCATGCCGCAACTCCACCCGCTGACATCTTTGCCCagccaccagaaaac
Protein-coding sequences here:
- the LOC108980701 gene encoding uncharacterized protein LOC108980701; protein product: MAVNTLSKSSSQETPISVPYNIDFYTHWLLEQGKEENSSSPHPCNYNPLLSHSISLPISSQTSIFPSSQEENSKPRDSCALCFPKPNLPSSSSFSCFGKDFPKVMSERLGSKELLQRER